The Paraburkholderia largidicola DNA segment GCGCGCAGGCCACGCATTGCTTCGAAGGAAACACATCATGTCGACTCCTACCGCCCCCGCTCACAACCATCGCCGGTTTGCGGATCATCTGCCAACGCTTGCCGAAGCGGGCCCGCTCGTCGCGCTCCTGCTCGCGTGCATCTTTTTCATCTCGCAGAGCGACCGCTTTCTGTCGTTCCAGAACCTGTCGCTGATCATGCAGCAGACGATGGTGGTCGCCGTCATCGCCATCGGTCAAACCCTGATCGTGCTAACGGGTGGCATCGATCTGTCGTGCGGGATGTTGATGGCGTTCGGCTCGATCGTGATGACGAAATTCGCCGTCGTGATGGGCGTGCCGCCCGTCATCGCGATCGCTTGCGGCGTCGCCGCGAGCATGCTGTTCGGCCTGCTCAACGGCGTGCTGATCACACGCATCAAGCTGCCCGCGTTCATCGTCACGCTCGGCACCTTGAATATCGCCTTCGCGGCCACGCAGCTCTATTCGAACGCGGAGAGCGTGTCGAATCTGCCCGACGCGATGATGTTCTTCGGCAACACGTTCAATCTCGGGCCGGCCGCCGTCACCTACGGCACCGTGCTCACACTGCTGATGTATCTCGGCACGTGGTTCGTATTGCGCGACACGGTGCCCGGCCGTCACCTCTACGCGCTCGGCAACAACCCGGAAGCCGCGCGCCTGATGGGCCTTTCCGCGCAACGCATCCTGATCACCGTGTACACCCTGGCGGGCGCGCTCTACGGCATCGCTGCGCTGCTCTCCGTGTCGCGCACGGGCGTCGGCGATCCGCAAGCGGGACAAACCGAGAACCTCGACAGCATCACGGCCGTCGTGCTGGGTGGCACGAGTCTGTTCGGCGGACGCGGCTCGATTGCGGGCACGCTGCTGGGCGCATTGATTGTCGGCGTGTTCCGCAATGGCTTGACCTTGATGGGTGTGTCGTCGGTGTACCAGGTGTTGATCACCGGCATTCTCGTGATTCTCGCAGTGGCCGCCGACAAGCTGTCGCGCCGCGGCGCACGTTGATCGTTATTCGAAGGAGCCTGTGATGTCGACAACCCCCTCTTCCACCAACGGCACGACGCCCGTTCTGCAAGCGCGCGGTCTCATCAAGCGCTACGGCCAGGTCACCGCGCTCGACGGCTGCGACTTCGAAGTGATGCCCGGCGAAATCATGGCCGTGATCGGCGATAACGGCGCCGGCAAGTCATCGCTCATCAAGGCGCTCTCGGGCGCGCTCGTGCCCGACGAAGGCGACCTGCTGCTCGACGGCAAGTCCGTCAAGTTCCGCAGTCCGCTCGACGCGCGCCAGCAAGGCATCGAAACGGTCTATCAGGATCTCGCCGTGGCGCCCGCCATGAGCATCGCGGAGAACCTGTTTCTCGCGCGTGAGCTGGTGAAGCCGGGCTGGCGCGGCAAGATCTTCAAGATCATCGACAAACGCCGCATGCTCGAGGAAGCGACCAACGCGATGAAAGACCTGCAGATCGGCATCCGCTCGATGCGCCAGGCCGTCGAGACGCTCTCGGGCGGCCAGCGCCAGGGCGTCGCGGTGGCCCGCAGCGCGGCCTTCGCGCGGCACGTGGTGATTCTCGACGAACCGACGGCGGCGCTCGGCGTGAAGGAAGGCAACATGGTGCTGGAACTGATCCGGCGCGTGCGCGATCGGGGCCTTCCCGTGATCCTGATCAGTCACAACATGCCGCATGTGTTCGAGATCGCTGACCGCATCCACATTCAGCGGCTCGGACGGCGTGCGGCGCTCGTCAACAAGAACGACATCCACATGTCGGATGCTGTCGCGATCATGACGGGCGCGAAACAGGCCGATGTGCGGGCCATCGCGTGACGAACCGACTCAAGTAACCGGACACCGCCGATGGATACGGGCACCCGCTCACCGCTCAAACGCACCGTTGGCTCGAACCAGGTCGGCATGCGGCAGTTCAACGAACGCATCGTGCTGCAGGCGATCCGTTTGCATGGGGCGCTGCCGAAAGCCGACGTGGGACGGCTCACGCGTCTGTCGATGCAGACCGTGTCGATGATCGTCGAGCGATTGATCGACGATGGTCTGCTCGAAAAACAGGCGCGCGTGCGCGGGCGCATCGGACAGCCTTCCGTACCCATCGCGTTGCGCGCGGAAGGCGCCTATACGATCGGCGTGAAGGTCGGGCGGCGCAGCCTCGATGTGCTCGCCATGGATTTTCTCGGGCGCGTATGCTGCCGCGAAGTGCAGGAGTATGCGTACCCCGATCCGCGCACGCTGTTCCCCGCGCTCGAGAGCAAGCTCGCGCGCATCAACGAGGCGCTCGGCGCGCGGCGTGAGAAAGTGGTTGGGGTCGGTGTGGCGGCGCCGCTGTGGCTCGGCGGCTGGCGCGATTTTCTCGGCGCGCCGCGTGAAGCGCTCGATGCCTGGAACGACATCGACATCCGCGCGCGCATCGCGTCGATGACGGGCCTGCCCGTCGAGTTCGCCAAAGACACGACGGCCGCGTGTGCTGCCGAACTGGTGATGGGCCAGGGGCGCGGCATCCATAATTTCTTGTATCTGTTCGTCGGCACGTTCATTGGCGGCGGGCTGGTGATCGACGGCCGTCTGCATGGCGGGCCGCACGACAACGCAGGCGCGGTCGGCTCGATACCCATCATGAGCGGTAACGCGCGTCAGCCTGCGCAACAGCTGCTGCACGCGGCATCGGGCTTCGTGCTCGAAAAGCTGTTCGTCGACGCGGGCGCGCCTGCCACTGCGGCGCACGACCATCGCGCGTTGTCACCGGACCTGTGGCGGCTCACGGAGCAATGGCTCGACACCGCGTGCCCCGCGATTGCGGGCGCATTGACGAACGCGGCGGCGCTGCTCGATCTCGAAGCGGTGGTGATAGACGGCGAAGTGGACCGGCAACTGGTGCGCGAGATCATTCGCCGCACGGAGCGCGTGCTCGATAAATTCGAGTGGGAAGGCATCGTG contains these protein-coding regions:
- a CDS encoding ABC transporter permease; translation: MSTPTAPAHNHRRFADHLPTLAEAGPLVALLLACIFFISQSDRFLSFQNLSLIMQQTMVVAVIAIGQTLIVLTGGIDLSCGMLMAFGSIVMTKFAVVMGVPPVIAIACGVAASMLFGLLNGVLITRIKLPAFIVTLGTLNIAFAATQLYSNAESVSNLPDAMMFFGNTFNLGPAAVTYGTVLTLLMYLGTWFVLRDTVPGRHLYALGNNPEAARLMGLSAQRILITVYTLAGALYGIAALLSVSRTGVGDPQAGQTENLDSITAVVLGGTSLFGGRGSIAGTLLGALIVGVFRNGLTLMGVSSVYQVLITGILVILAVAADKLSRRGAR
- a CDS encoding ROK family transcriptional regulator, with amino-acid sequence MDTGTRSPLKRTVGSNQVGMRQFNERIVLQAIRLHGALPKADVGRLTRLSMQTVSMIVERLIDDGLLEKQARVRGRIGQPSVPIALRAEGAYTIGVKVGRRSLDVLAMDFLGRVCCREVQEYAYPDPRTLFPALESKLARINEALGARREKVVGVGVAAPLWLGGWRDFLGAPREALDAWNDIDIRARIASMTGLPVEFAKDTTAACAAELVMGQGRGIHNFLYLFVGTFIGGGLVIDGRLHGGPHDNAGAVGSIPIMSGNARQPAQQLLHAASGFVLEKLFVDAGAPATAAHDHRALSPDLWRLTEQWLDTACPAIAGALTNAAALLDLEAVVIDGEVDRQLVREIIRRTERVLDKFEWEGIVRPQLLEGTIGSDARAMGGAILPLYAHFAPMHELFLKPATEVGY
- a CDS encoding ATP-binding cassette domain-containing protein — protein: MSTTPSSTNGTTPVLQARGLIKRYGQVTALDGCDFEVMPGEIMAVIGDNGAGKSSLIKALSGALVPDEGDLLLDGKSVKFRSPLDARQQGIETVYQDLAVAPAMSIAENLFLARELVKPGWRGKIFKIIDKRRMLEEATNAMKDLQIGIRSMRQAVETLSGGQRQGVAVARSAAFARHVVILDEPTAALGVKEGNMVLELIRRVRDRGLPVILISHNMPHVFEIADRIHIQRLGRRAALVNKNDIHMSDAVAIMTGAKQADVRAIA